One segment of Dermochelys coriacea isolate rDerCor1 chromosome 27, rDerCor1.pri.v4, whole genome shotgun sequence DNA contains the following:
- the PLXDC1 gene encoding plexin domain-containing protein 1 isoform X2, producing the protein MSRFYGPGEARIKELWIDVAAANRSQVKVHGILSNTHRQASRVILSFDFPFYGHHLRQITIATGGFIFMGDVIHRMLTATQYIAPLMANFNPSYSRNSTIKYFDNGTVFVVQWDKVYLHGKEDIGSFTFQAALHSEGRIVFGYKEIPMSVLEISATQHPVKAGLSDAFMLLNPSPDVPESRRRTIYEYHRVELDTSKVTSVSAVEFTPLPTCLQHQSCDVCVTSELTFNCSWCHVLQRCSSGFDRYREEWLSHGCGQESDKRTCEDWAESDHYSPSPNSPFMSFDEDVTTSSLFIGSLTTEDDTKLNQFAGGDGVRNDLPTKTSGAPIHTGTIVGIVLAILLIAAIILAVIYISSHPTSNAALFFIERRPHHWPTMKFRNHTNHTTYSEVDPAGHEKEGFVEAEQC; encoded by the exons ATGTCACGGTTCTACGGGCCGGGGGAGGCGCGCATCAAAGAGCTCTGGATCGACGTGGCAGCAGCCAACAGGAGCCAAGTGAAAGTCCATGGGATCCTGTCCAACACTCACAGGCAGGCCTCG AGAGTCATCCTGTCCTTTGACTTTCCCTTTTATGGCCATCACCTGCGGCAGATCACCATAGCGACAGGAG GTTTCATCTTCATGGGGGATGTCATTCACCGCATGCTCACAGCCACCCAATACATTGCGCCCCTGATGGCCAACTTCAACCCCAGCTACTCCCGCAACTCCACCATCAAGTACTTCGACAACG ggACGGTGTTTGTGGTGCAGTGGGACAAGGTCTATCTTCATGGGAAGGAGGACATCGGCAGCTTCACATTCCAGGCCGCTCTGCACAGCGAAGGGAGGATCGTCTTTGGGTACAAGGAG ATCCCCATGTCGGTCCTGGAGATCAGCGCCACGCAGCACCCTGTCAAAGCCGGCCTGTCTGATGCTTTCATGCTCCTCAACCCTTCCCCTGACGTTCCAG AGTCTCGCCGCAGGACGATCTACGAGTACCACCGCGTGGAGTTGGACACCAGCAAGGTCACCAGCGTGTCGGCCGTGGAGTTCACCCCACTGCCCA CCTGTCTCCAGCATCAGAGCTGTGACGTGTGCGTGACCTCGGAGCTGACTTTCAACTGCAGCTGGTGTCATGTCCTACAGAG ATGCTCCAGTGGGTTTGACAGATACCGTGAGGAGTGGCTGTCACATGGCTGTGGCCAAGAG TCGGACAAGAGGACCTGTGAGGATTGGGCAGAGAGCGACCACTACTCACCGTCCCCAAACAGCCCCTTCATGTCATTTGATGAAGATGTCACTACCTCCTCTCTTTTCATTGGCAGCCTCACCACGGAAG atgacacaaagctgaaTCAGTTTGCAGGTGGGGATG GAGTGAGAAATGACCTTCCCACAAAGACATCCGGAGCCCCGATTCACACTGGGACCATCGTGGGGATAGTCCTGGCCATCCTGCTCATTGCAGCCATTATTCTTGCTGTAATTTACATCAGCAGCCACCCCACCTCCAATGCTGCCTTGTTCTTCATTGAG CGAAGACCACACCACTGGCCAACCATGAAGTTCCGAAACCACACCAACCACACAACATACTCTGAGGTGGATCCTGCTGGCCATGAGAAGGAGGGCTTTGTGGAAGcagaacagtgctga